In Treponema vincentii, a single window of DNA contains:
- the dnaA gene encoding chromosomal replication initiator protein DnaA, translating to MNSCDYRIFWEETVKQLKDEIGEQEISMWFSRIGYERATDTVIVLSVPSGFYRDNVRQRYELLIEKKLLELLGSRISIEFEIKAPQAMDIQSVPKKDKPAGTLASVSHEPQKTALPEEKKKHPLLNERYTFDKFVIDADNPLPANAAIAVSKNPGTAYNPLLIYGGVGLGKTHLMQAIGNALYQTTNLKILYAPAETFTNEYIAHVNKNKMHEFKNKYRNADVLLLDDIHFLEKKEGTQEELFHTFNALYENNKQIVFTCDRPVEELKNLTDRLRSRFTRGLSIDLKIPSYETRCAILFKKLQDEHFSVPDEVVHLIAKNVSSNVRDLESALTKLQAYSELTGPVTLENAQRLLQDMFGSPRQHNISIDTILKIVADYFGISYIDLKGKKRTKNVSFPRQVAMYLAREMTEFSTTEIGVELGGRDHSTVMHGHQKIETQTALEPSLEVTIAELKKRITNANQ from the coding sequence ATGAATAGTTGCGATTATCGTATTTTTTGGGAAGAAACCGTAAAACAATTAAAAGATGAAATAGGCGAACAGGAAATATCCATGTGGTTCTCGCGTATTGGCTACGAGAGGGCAACGGATACCGTAATCGTTTTATCGGTACCTTCCGGTTTTTATCGCGATAATGTGCGGCAACGCTATGAACTTCTCATCGAAAAAAAGTTATTGGAGCTGCTCGGCTCTCGTATCAGTATTGAATTTGAAATAAAAGCCCCGCAGGCAATGGATATTCAGTCGGTACCTAAAAAAGATAAACCGGCAGGGACGTTAGCATCAGTTTCCCATGAACCGCAAAAGACGGCGCTGCCTGAAGAAAAAAAGAAGCACCCGCTGCTGAATGAACGTTATACATTCGATAAATTCGTGATAGATGCCGACAACCCCCTTCCGGCAAATGCTGCGATTGCCGTTTCAAAGAATCCCGGGACGGCTTATAATCCGCTGCTAATTTACGGTGGTGTAGGATTGGGCAAGACACACCTGATGCAGGCAATCGGCAATGCCTTGTATCAAACAACCAACTTGAAGATTTTGTATGCCCCGGCGGAAACCTTTACAAATGAGTATATCGCTCATGTAAATAAAAATAAGATGCATGAATTTAAAAATAAATACCGCAATGCGGATGTGTTGCTGCTTGATGATATTCACTTTTTGGAGAAAAAAGAAGGGACTCAAGAAGAGCTGTTCCACACTTTTAACGCCCTCTATGAAAATAATAAGCAAATCGTATTTACTTGCGACCGTCCGGTAGAAGAACTGAAAAACTTAACCGACCGGCTCCGCTCCCGCTTTACCCGCGGTCTGAGTATCGACTTAAAGATACCTTCGTATGAAACTCGCTGTGCTATTTTATTTAAAAAGCTTCAAGATGAACATTTTTCTGTTCCCGACGAAGTAGTACACCTAATTGCAAAGAATGTTTCTTCCAATGTCCGTGATTTGGAAAGTGCGCTCACTAAATTACAAGCGTATTCGGAGCTGACTGGTCCCGTTACGCTCGAAAATGCGCAGCGACTTTTACAAGACATGTTCGGATCTCCCCGTCAGCATAATATTTCAATCGACACGATTTTAAAAATCGTTGCCGACTATTTCGGTATCTCATATATCGATTTAAAAGGAAAAAAACGGACAAAAAATGTTTCTTTCCCACGGCAGGTGGCAATGTATCTGGCTCGTGAAATGACCGAATTTTCCACTACGGAAATCGGTGTTGAATTAGGCGGACGAGACCATTCGACAGTTATGCACGGGCATCAAAAAATAGAAACACAGACAGCGCTTGAACCTTCGCTGGAAGTTACCATCGCCGAGCTAAAAAAACGCATCACCAACGCCAACCAATAA
- a CDS encoding queuosine precursor transporter — protein MNDTILTDEAKGFTKKKNFLPVLSGLFIGVLVLSNILAVKMVQIGPFVFDGGTLLFPFSYIFGDVLTEVYGYRDTRKVIWTGFVVLIFMAFNVWLVSILPAEGGWNLQSDFNNILLQMPRISAGSICGYFVGEYSNSTVLSKMKVLTSGKHLWMRTIGSTLVGELLDSVIFVMISFSGLYASSVLIIMAFSNYLFKTTIEVVCTPFTYLVVNFFKKHEQLDTYDYGERYNPLPQFSR, from the coding sequence ATGAATGATACTATTTTGACAGATGAAGCCAAGGGCTTCACGAAGAAAAAGAATTTCTTGCCGGTTCTTTCCGGACTCTTTATCGGTGTTTTGGTTCTGTCGAATATTTTGGCAGTAAAAATGGTGCAGATCGGTCCGTTTGTTTTTGACGGTGGAACGCTGCTGTTTCCGTTTTCGTATATCTTCGGAGATGTGCTGACTGAGGTATACGGCTATCGGGATACGCGGAAAGTCATTTGGACAGGTTTTGTCGTCCTCATTTTTATGGCGTTCAATGTCTGGCTGGTGAGTATTTTGCCGGCAGAGGGCGGCTGGAATCTGCAAAGCGATTTTAATAATATTTTGCTGCAAATGCCTCGTATCAGCGCAGGTAGTATCTGCGGCTACTTTGTCGGTGAGTACAGCAATTCTACCGTTCTTTCTAAAATGAAAGTGCTTACCAGCGGTAAACATCTGTGGATGCGCACCATCGGTTCCACTTTGGTCGGAGAACTGCTGGACAGTGTCATTTTTGTGATGATTTCGTTTTCAGGGCTGTACGCATCTTCTGTTTTAATTATAATGGCTTTTTCCAATTATCTTTTTAAGACAACGATAGAGGTTGTCTGCACACCCTTTACCTATCTGGTTGTCAACTTCTTTAAAAAACACGAACAGCTTGATACCTACGACTATGGCGAGCGGTATAATCCACTGCCGCAGTTTAGCAGGTGA
- a CDS encoding L-threonine 3-dehydrogenase, producing MKTILVTGALGQIGSELVMHLRKTYGGSNVIASDVVKKDMPEVLESGPFEQLNVLEPQKVADACKKYKVDTVIHLAALLSAVAERDPQMAFNINIHGLYNMLEIARENKYRFFVPSSIAAFGPGTPKDKTPQDTIQRPTSMYGVTKVSGELLCDYYHKRFGVDTRGVRFPGLISYTTPPGGGTTDYAVDIYYEALKNKKYECFIKEGTYMDMMYMPDALKAVQQLLETDESKLIHRNAFNIASMSFTPEIIAAEIKKHIPEFQMTYKVDPMRQAIADSWPNSIDDTCARNEWNWKPEYTLETMTVDMLEKLSKRLGVAYQSARK from the coding sequence ATGAAAACAATACTGGTAACAGGAGCCCTCGGTCAAATCGGCAGTGAGCTGGTTATGCACCTACGCAAGACCTACGGCGGCAGCAATGTAATTGCAAGTGATGTAGTTAAAAAAGACATGCCGGAAGTCCTTGAATCCGGGCCGTTTGAGCAATTAAACGTATTGGAACCGCAGAAGGTTGCTGATGCATGTAAAAAATATAAGGTCGATACTGTCATTCACTTAGCAGCGCTCCTTTCCGCTGTTGCGGAACGCGATCCGCAAATGGCATTCAACATCAACATCCACGGATTATATAATATGCTGGAAATTGCCCGGGAAAACAAATACCGATTCTTTGTCCCCAGCTCTATCGCAGCCTTCGGGCCGGGTACTCCAAAAGACAAAACGCCTCAGGACACCATCCAGCGCCCGACATCGATGTACGGCGTAACCAAAGTTTCAGGCGAACTGCTCTGTGACTACTACCACAAGCGCTTCGGTGTTGACACCCGCGGCGTGCGCTTCCCCGGCCTCATCTCGTATACAACTCCTCCGGGCGGCGGCACTACCGACTATGCCGTTGACATTTATTACGAAGCGCTCAAGAACAAAAAATACGAGTGCTTTATTAAAGAAGGCACCTATATGGACATGATGTATATGCCCGATGCCCTCAAAGCAGTTCAGCAGCTTTTGGAAACAGATGAGTCAAAGTTAATCCACCGTAACGCCTTTAATATCGCCTCGATGAGCTTCACGCCGGAAATTATCGCAGCGGAAATTAAAAAGCACATCCCGGAATTCCAAATGACTTACAAGGTTGATCCCATGCGGCAGGCAATCGCCGATTCATGGCCTAACTCCATCGATGACACCTGCGCACGGAATGAATGGAACTGGAAACCCGAATACACACTGGAAACCATGACCGTCGATATGCTGGAAAAACTGAGCAAGCGACTCGGCGTTGCGTATCAGTCGGCACGGAAATAA
- a CDS encoding glycine C-acetyltransferase, whose product MSNIHEMAFLQQKVQELKDQGLYKVPVTLDGPNEAECVINGKKVINLSSNNYLGFANHPRLKKAAIAAIETYGAGAGAVRPIIGNMKIHDELEELLAKFKREEAVLTFQSGFNCNAGVIQAVTDKGDLILSDELNHASIIDGSRLSKADKAVFKHSDMADLERVLKEKRPNYRNILIITDGVFSMDGDIAKLPEIVALAEKYECLTYVDDAHASGVLGESGRGSVDHFHLHGRVDFAIGTLSKAIGVVGGYVAGKQVTIDWLKNRGRPFLFSTGLPPAAIGACIEAIKMLMESTEYTDRLWKNARYFKEKLARLGFNTGHSETPITPVIIGEEAKTLEFSKKLFDNGLFIGPIVFPTVPKGTGRVRCMVTAGHTTEQLDRAIAIFEKVGKEMGIIA is encoded by the coding sequence ATGAGCAATATTCACGAAATGGCTTTTTTACAACAAAAAGTACAGGAATTAAAAGATCAAGGCTTGTATAAGGTACCGGTAACCCTTGACGGGCCGAACGAAGCAGAATGCGTTATCAATGGAAAGAAGGTTATCAATCTTTCATCAAACAACTATCTGGGCTTTGCAAACCATCCCCGCTTAAAGAAGGCGGCAATCGCAGCTATTGAGACTTACGGAGCGGGAGCCGGCGCTGTCCGCCCCATCATCGGAAACATGAAAATCCACGATGAGCTAGAAGAACTACTGGCAAAGTTCAAGCGGGAAGAAGCGGTACTCACCTTCCAGTCAGGTTTTAACTGCAACGCAGGGGTTATCCAAGCGGTTACCGACAAAGGCGACCTCATCCTATCCGACGAATTAAACCATGCATCCATCATTGACGGCTCCCGCCTTTCAAAAGCCGATAAGGCAGTGTTTAAGCACTCCGACATGGCAGACTTGGAGCGGGTTTTAAAAGAGAAGCGCCCCAACTACCGCAACATCCTCATCATCACTGACGGCGTGTTCTCCATGGACGGCGACATTGCCAAGTTGCCGGAAATCGTTGCCCTTGCAGAAAAATACGAGTGCTTAACCTACGTGGATGACGCCCATGCCAGCGGTGTATTAGGCGAAAGCGGACGCGGCTCCGTTGACCACTTCCACTTGCACGGCAGAGTAGACTTTGCAATCGGCACCCTGTCCAAGGCAATCGGCGTTGTCGGCGGCTATGTTGCCGGTAAGCAGGTTACCATCGACTGGCTGAAAAACCGCGGACGCCCCTTCCTGTTCTCCACCGGACTCCCCCCCGCCGCTATCGGCGCATGTATCGAAGCCATCAAAATGCTGATGGAATCAACCGAATACACTGACCGGCTGTGGAAAAACGCCCGCTACTTCAAAGAAAAGCTCGCCCGCCTCGGCTTTAACACCGGACACAGCGAAACCCCCATTACGCCGGTCATCATCGGGGAAGAAGCGAAGACCCTTGAGTTCTCCAAAAAGCTGTTCGATAACGGCTTATTCATCGGACCGATCGTGTTCCCAACCGTACCCAAGGGCACCGGACGTGTCCGCTGTATGGTAACGGCAGGACACACCACCGAACAGCTCGACCGCGCTATCGCTATCTTCGAAAAAGTCGGAAAAGAGATGGGCATTATCGCGTAA
- a CDS encoding SPFH domain-containing protein, whose product MFGLRFVKFEPNEYIHVIKKGRVVKKGRGLSFWFYKPSTSIITVPLETKNVPFMFEELSSDYQTLTIQGDLIYKITDTEKIIDQVNFSVDLKNYAYLSDDPEKLSRIIINLVNTMTKTEVSKLPLREAIQSIDRIAGALKEAVQHNEYLQNLGITITNINILSILPNKETARALEAETRENILREADDAVYKRRNAAVEQERKIKENELNTQIAVEEKQRQIMEAHMEGKRTVQEKKRVILQEDMAFKIKQEQENAKLIEISVKNKKTEADIKAYSLNAVLEPMSKINPEIIKALSSIGMAPEKLIANAFTGLAENAGKIGELNISSELLQQLMKK is encoded by the coding sequence ATGTTCGGATTGCGATTTGTAAAATTTGAACCAAATGAGTATATTCACGTAATTAAAAAAGGACGTGTGGTAAAAAAAGGGCGCGGGCTTTCGTTTTGGTTTTATAAACCTTCGACTTCGATTATTACCGTTCCGCTTGAAACAAAAAACGTACCGTTCATGTTTGAAGAGCTTTCGAGCGATTATCAAACGCTGACCATACAAGGTGATTTGATCTATAAAATAACAGATACCGAAAAAATTATCGATCAAGTTAATTTCTCCGTCGATCTTAAAAATTATGCGTACCTCTCGGATGATCCTGAAAAATTGAGCCGGATTATTATCAATTTGGTAAATACGATGACCAAAACCGAAGTTTCCAAGCTGCCTTTGCGGGAAGCGATACAATCAATTGATCGAATTGCAGGAGCATTAAAAGAAGCGGTGCAGCACAATGAATATCTGCAAAATTTGGGAATCACAATCACAAATATCAATATTCTTTCAATCTTGCCGAACAAAGAAACAGCGCGGGCGTTGGAAGCGGAAACGCGAGAAAATATTCTGCGCGAAGCGGATGATGCGGTGTACAAGCGGCGTAATGCAGCGGTAGAGCAGGAGCGGAAAATAAAAGAAAATGAATTGAATACGCAGATCGCAGTTGAAGAAAAACAGCGGCAAATTATGGAAGCGCACATGGAGGGGAAACGAACGGTTCAAGAAAAGAAACGGGTTATTTTACAGGAAGATATGGCGTTCAAAATTAAGCAGGAGCAGGAAAATGCGAAGCTTATTGAAATTTCCGTTAAGAACAAGAAGACCGAAGCGGATATTAAAGCCTATTCGCTGAACGCCGTTCTGGAGCCGATGTCCAAGATCAATCCCGAAATTATCAAAGCGCTTTCTTCAATCGGTATGGCGCCCGAAAAGCTGATCGCAAATGCATTTACCGGGCTCGCGGAAAATGCCGGTAAAATCGGCGAGCTGAACATCAGTTCGGAACTGTTACAGCAGCTGATGAAAAAATAA
- a CDS encoding NAD(+)/NADH kinase — translation MDRLIIIRRPTRLDALVARFNTKQQAQFYIEHLNADFKDYEAEHETYYAVLDRLVKTAQGIGNVQVIDWKFLPNFIFGKNDTVITVGQDGLIANTLKYLEAQKLIGINPDPSRWDGVLSQFSVDEAGTVIRQALNDEATVKQVTKAKVQLSDNQVLYAVNDFFIGVKNHASARYAITVDGAVENQSSSGIIVSTPLGRSGWMKSVLAGASGITGRLSKQSLAIKAKSVIDWGKEQLTFAVREPFPSVNTGTKIIFGSITPGTDFCVESRMGENGIIFSDGIQDDYLDFNYSVVARISIADSKGNIVVK, via the coding sequence ATGGACAGGCTGATTATTATCCGCCGTCCGACTCGTTTGGACGCGCTTGTCGCGCGGTTTAATACAAAGCAGCAGGCTCAATTTTACATCGAACATCTGAATGCGGATTTTAAGGATTATGAAGCGGAACACGAAACGTACTATGCGGTATTGGATAGGCTGGTAAAAACCGCGCAAGGTATCGGCAACGTACAAGTTATCGACTGGAAATTTTTACCGAATTTTATATTCGGCAAAAATGATACGGTTATTACCGTCGGACAGGACGGCCTTATTGCCAATACTCTGAAATATCTGGAAGCGCAAAAACTGATCGGCATTAATCCCGACCCGAGCAGGTGGGACGGCGTCCTGTCTCAGTTTTCCGTAGATGAGGCCGGAACGGTTATCAGGCAGGCATTGAATGATGAGGCAACCGTAAAGCAGGTTACCAAAGCGAAAGTACAGCTTTCCGATAATCAGGTGCTGTATGCCGTCAACGATTTTTTTATCGGTGTTAAAAATCATGCGTCGGCGCGGTATGCTATTACGGTTGACGGAGCCGTAGAAAATCAATCTTCAAGCGGCATTATCGTTTCTACGCCGCTCGGACGCTCCGGTTGGATGAAAAGCGTATTGGCAGGCGCTTCGGGAATTACCGGCCGCTTATCAAAACAATCGCTCGCAATTAAAGCGAAGTCCGTCATCGATTGGGGCAAAGAACAACTCACCTTTGCCGTGAGGGAACCGTTCCCGAGCGTCAACACCGGTACAAAGATTATTTTCGGTTCTATCACCCCCGGTACGGATTTCTGCGTTGAATCGAGGATGGGAGAAAACGGCATCATCTTTTCCGACGGCATTCAAGATGATTATCTGGATTTTAATTATTCGGTTGTCGCGCGTATTTCCATTGCAGATTCCAAAGGCAATATCGTGGTGAAATAA